The Amylolactobacillus amylophilus DSM 20533 = JCM 1125 genome contains a region encoding:
- the phoU gene encoding phosphate signaling complex protein PhoU, giving the protein MRATFDEEIADLHESFAAMGHMVSKNIKRAVDSFIEHDKAGAGKVIDYDPKINELEVQLEKTCFELIALQQPVTSDLRRIVTVMKASSDLERMGDHAVSIAKATIKVKGTTRVYEIEQAIDELANVVLEIVDQSLHAYRHEDEEEAITVAKMDDQVNELSHKIHKQIVVEMKKDADTILGNTYYMLVASYLERIGDYATNLCEWVVYLKTGKIVELNNNVRKDTV; this is encoded by the coding sequence ATGAGAGCAACATTTGATGAAGAAATTGCCGATTTACATGAAAGCTTTGCGGCGATGGGGCACATGGTGAGCAAGAATATTAAGCGAGCCGTCGACTCCTTTATCGAGCACGATAAGGCAGGTGCTGGTAAGGTGATTGACTACGACCCGAAGATTAACGAACTGGAAGTCCAGCTTGAAAAAACCTGTTTCGAGTTGATTGCACTCCAACAACCCGTTACCAGTGACTTGCGGCGAATTGTGACTGTCATGAAGGCGAGCTCGGATCTGGAGCGGATGGGCGATCATGCGGTCAGCATCGCAAAGGCGACGATTAAGGTGAAAGGCACGACCAGGGTCTACGAGATTGAGCAGGCAATTGATGAGCTGGCAAACGTCGTCTTAGAGATTGTTGACCAATCGCTCCATGCATACCGCCACGAGGACGAGGAGGAAGCAATTACTGTTGCCAAGATGGATGATCAGGTGAACGAACTCTCACACAAGATTCATAAGCAAATCGTGGTCGAGATGAAGAAGGACGCGGATACGATACTTGGTAACACCTACTACATGCTTGTCGCGAGCTACCTTGAGCGAATTGGTGACTATGCAACCAACCTCTGTGAATGGGTTGTGTACTTGAAGACGGGTAAGATTGTGGAGTTGAATAACAACGTGCGTAAAGACACTGTTTAA
- a CDS encoding phospho-sugar mutase, translating into MTQVKYWQENENLPLEMKQQLADLAQNPDWVQDAFGADLEFGTAGMRGLMEPGTNRMNLFTVGKITEGLARLIDELGAEYKARGVVICYDPRYNSAAFAQHAALILGAHGIQVYLFDSLRPTPELSFTIRYLTAYAGIMITASHNPKQYNGYKIYGPDGGQMPPAEVDSVVKYAEAIDDIFAVQTGNLSELRQAGTIQLIGENVDQAYLAQLQTVNVDRKLIAAEADNLPIVYSPLHGTGNVLYQRVFGENGFKNVHIVPSQAILDPEFISVPSPNPESPAAFTEGIKLAKKVGAKLIIATDPDADRMGCAVLNQAGEYELLTGNQIAALMTNYLLTGMKKSGELTAQLEIVKSIVSSELPFVIATSFGIKTKNVLTGFKYIGEEIEHLNQTGSGKFVFGFEESYGFLFKDFVRDKDSLQAALMMAEVAAYYSSRGLTVAEGLEELSQQFGYFAEETKSIEMTGLDGLSKMKAMMEKLRSETVTEIAGVQVMRYEDYLAQTAVVDGKTTAFTDYPKADVLKYYLADDTWIALRPSGTEPKVKVYVGVRSDSTEHAHANVTRYQSAFAELLN; encoded by the coding sequence ATGACACAAGTAAAATACTGGCAGGAGAACGAGAACTTGCCACTCGAAATGAAGCAGCAGTTGGCTGATCTAGCACAGAATCCCGACTGGGTCCAAGATGCTTTTGGTGCCGACTTGGAATTCGGTACAGCCGGTATGCGTGGCTTAATGGAGCCAGGCACGAATCGGATGAACCTCTTCACGGTTGGCAAAATCACTGAGGGATTGGCCCGGTTAATCGATGAACTCGGTGCTGAATATAAGGCTCGTGGTGTTGTAATCTGTTATGATCCACGCTATAATTCTGCCGCCTTTGCGCAGCATGCAGCGTTAATCCTTGGTGCACATGGTATCCAAGTTTATCTGTTCGATTCATTACGGCCAACGCCGGAGCTTTCCTTCACAATTCGTTATTTGACTGCGTATGCGGGAATTATGATTACTGCAAGTCATAATCCCAAACAATATAACGGCTATAAGATTTATGGCCCGGATGGGGGGCAGATGCCACCGGCAGAGGTGGATAGTGTCGTGAAGTACGCTGAGGCCATCGACGATATTTTCGCAGTGCAGACCGGTAATCTCTCCGAACTCCGGCAAGCGGGCACGATTCAATTAATTGGTGAGAACGTCGATCAGGCTTATTTAGCACAGCTTCAGACCGTGAACGTCGATCGCAAGTTGATTGCTGCTGAGGCAGACAACTTACCGATTGTCTACTCACCTCTGCATGGTACAGGTAATGTGTTGTACCAGCGTGTTTTCGGTGAGAATGGTTTCAAAAACGTGCATATTGTCCCAAGCCAGGCAATTCTCGATCCGGAATTTATCAGTGTGCCATCACCGAATCCCGAGTCCCCAGCCGCTTTCACAGAAGGCATTAAGCTGGCTAAAAAGGTGGGTGCAAAGCTAATCATTGCCACCGATCCCGATGCCGATCGGATGGGCTGTGCAGTCCTTAATCAGGCCGGTGAATATGAACTATTGACAGGGAACCAGATTGCAGCCTTGATGACGAATTACCTGCTGACGGGAATGAAGAAGAGCGGCGAGCTGACTGCGCAACTAGAGATTGTCAAATCGATTGTTTCAAGTGAGCTCCCATTCGTGATTGCCACAAGTTTTGGTATCAAGACGAAAAATGTACTAACGGGCTTTAAGTATATTGGTGAGGAAATCGAGCACCTAAACCAGACAGGTAGCGGGAAGTTTGTCTTCGGGTTCGAAGAGAGCTATGGTTTCTTGTTTAAGGACTTTGTCCGCGATAAGGATTCCCTTCAAGCCGCGCTCATGATGGCCGAGGTTGCTGCATACTATTCAAGTCGCGGATTGACGGTTGCTGAGGGCTTAGAGGAACTATCACAACAATTTGGTTACTTCGCCGAAGAGACGAAATCAATCGAGATGACTGGCCTTGATGGTTTAAGCAAGATGAAGGCAATGATGGAGAAACTCCGGAGTGAAACTGTTACGGAAATTGCCGGTGTACAAGTGATGCGCTACGAGGATTACCTGGCACAGACTGCCGTGGTAGACGGGAAGACGACTGCGTTCACTGATTATCCAAAGGCAGACGTCTTGAAGTATTACTTGGCTGACGATACATGGATTGCGCTCCGGCCATCCGGGACTGAACCTAAGGTCAAAGTATACGTTGGTGTGCGTTCCGACTCAACGGAACATGCCCATGCCAATGTGACGCGTTACCAGTCTGCTTTTGCTGAATTACTAAACTAA
- a CDS encoding PspC domain-containing protein, with translation MNKKIYRSTDDRLLAGVIGGLAEYWSIDSTKLRIIFAILLVVSLSTLTLLYLLLWFIIPQKPSTTDFVEEDVVDETNDREEEN, from the coding sequence ATGAACAAAAAAATTTATCGTTCTACCGATGATCGACTATTAGCTGGTGTAATCGGTGGTCTAGCAGAATATTGGTCAATAGATAGCACGAAACTAAGAATTATTTTTGCTATTTTGTTGGTAGTTTCACTTAGCACGTTAACCCTGTTGTACCTATTATTGTGGTTCATCATCCCCCAGAAGCCGTCCACGACAGACTTTGTTGAGGAAGATGTGGTCGACGAGACGAACGATCGAGAGGAAGAGAATTAA
- the pstB gene encoding phosphate ABC transporter ATP-binding protein PstB produces the protein MTEEKQTKAIIDLAKLNKEIAVETHDLHVYYGEKDAIHGVSLQFERNKITSLIGASGSGKSTYLRSINRMNDNIPHTKVEGEIMYRGLDINSDAIDVYEMRKHIGMVFQRPNPFSKSIYDNITFAPKRHGLHDKKALDELVETTLKQAALWNQVKDDLGQSALALSGGQQQRLCIARAIAMKPDILLMDEPASALDPISAGTVEETMMDLKANYTIIIVTHNMQQAARISDYTCFFHLGDAVEYDETRKIFTTPQVQLTEDYVSGRFG, from the coding sequence ATGACTGAAGAAAAACAAACTAAGGCAATTATTGATTTAGCAAAGTTGAACAAGGAGATTGCCGTTGAAACCCACGACCTCCATGTCTATTACGGCGAGAAGGATGCCATCCACGGTGTGAGTCTGCAATTTGAGCGAAATAAGATTACGTCGTTGATTGGTGCTTCTGGTTCCGGTAAGTCGACGTACCTGCGCTCAATCAACCGAATGAACGATAACATTCCCCATACGAAAGTGGAGGGGGAGATTATGTATCGCGGCCTGGATATCAATAGCGACGCAATCGATGTCTACGAGATGCGCAAGCACATCGGCATGGTCTTCCAACGCCCCAATCCTTTCTCAAAGTCGATCTACGACAACATCACGTTTGCCCCCAAACGTCATGGTCTGCATGACAAAAAAGCGCTTGACGAATTGGTCGAGACGACGTTGAAACAGGCAGCTCTCTGGAATCAGGTTAAGGATGACCTCGGCCAAAGTGCTTTAGCTCTGTCCGGTGGGCAACAACAGCGGCTCTGCATTGCACGGGCAATTGCGATGAAACCCGATATTCTATTGATGGACGAACCCGCCAGTGCGTTAGACCCTATCTCGGCCGGAACTGTTGAAGAGACCATGATGGACTTAAAGGCCAACTACACGATCATTATCGTGACGCACAATATGCAACAAGCAGCGCGGATTTCGGATTATACCTGCTTCTTCCACTTGGGGGATGCAGTCGAGTACGACGAGACACGCAAGATTTTCACAACACCACAAGTACAACTGACCGAAGACTACGTCTCAGGCAGATTTGGCTAG
- the hprK gene encoding HPr(Ser) kinase/phosphatase, whose protein sequence is MTENVKISDMVHDNGLKVYAGADYLKNKSVGVTDISRPGLELTGYFDFYPHERIQLLGMTEVSYANELTQEERLSVFDRMCKEEDTPCFLISRGLAAPDELLEKATEYKIPVLSSQLSTTRLSSVITEYLEYRLAERRSIHGVLVDIYGLGVLIMGSSGVGKSETALELVKRGHRLIADDRVDVFQQDEKTVVGEAPAILKHLLEIRGIGIIDVMNLFGAGAVRASTPISLVVNLENWDNDKNYDRVGFETESMPIFDVNIPKITVPVKVGRNLAIIIEVAAMNFRAKNMGYDATKKFEENLANLIQDNTEKEQ, encoded by the coding sequence ATGACTGAGAACGTGAAAATTAGCGACATGGTGCACGATAACGGCCTGAAGGTTTATGCGGGCGCTGATTACCTGAAGAATAAATCGGTGGGCGTGACGGATATTTCCCGTCCCGGGTTAGAACTGACCGGCTACTTTGACTTCTATCCGCATGAACGGATTCAGTTACTTGGAATGACCGAGGTCTCCTATGCGAATGAACTCACGCAGGAGGAACGCCTGAGCGTGTTCGACCGGATGTGTAAAGAAGAGGATACCCCCTGCTTCTTAATCTCCCGGGGGCTAGCTGCACCTGACGAACTGTTAGAGAAGGCGACTGAGTACAAGATTCCGGTTCTTAGTTCTCAGTTATCGACAACAAGACTCTCGAGTGTCATTACCGAGTACTTAGAATACAGGCTGGCAGAACGGCGGAGTATCCATGGCGTGCTGGTCGATATCTATGGTCTAGGTGTCTTGATTATGGGTAGTTCCGGTGTTGGTAAAAGTGAGACTGCACTGGAACTCGTGAAGCGGGGCCACAGGCTAATCGCTGACGATCGAGTTGACGTCTTTCAACAAGACGAGAAGACGGTGGTCGGTGAGGCGCCAGCCATCTTGAAGCACCTCCTGGAGATTAGAGGAATTGGCATCATCGACGTCATGAATCTCTTCGGTGCAGGAGCAGTTCGGGCCTCAACCCCAATCTCACTTGTTGTTAACCTCGAGAATTGGGACAATGATAAGAACTATGACCGTGTCGGTTTCGAGACGGAATCCATGCCGATTTTCGACGTAAACATCCCGAAGATTACCGTACCAGTGAAGGTTGGACGTAATCTGGCCATCATTATCGAGGTTGCCGCCATGAACTTCCGTGCGAAGAATATGGGCTACGATGCCACCAAGAAGTTCGAGGAGAACTTGGCGAACCTCATCCAAGACAACACAGAGAAGGAGCAATAA
- the pstB gene encoding phosphate ABC transporter ATP-binding protein PstB, which translates to MNPNQEPIISASDVHLFYGKNEALKGISLDYFEHEITAMIGPSGCGKSTFLRTLNRMNDLIDNVTITGSVKIDGRNIYAPTTDTVALRKKVGMVFQQPNPFPFSIYDNVAYGLRLQKNEYTKDEMDQIVEESLRAAAVFDDVKDKLNESALSLSGGQQQRVCIARVLAVQPEVILMDEPTSALDPISSAKIENMLLELRDKYTVIIVTHNLGQASRISDRTAFFLQGHLIEYNETKKMFLNPDRQETEDYISGKFG; encoded by the coding sequence ATGAATCCAAATCAAGAACCCATAATTTCTGCCTCCGATGTGCATCTTTTCTACGGCAAGAACGAGGCGTTAAAGGGCATCTCGCTTGATTATTTCGAACACGAAATCACGGCGATGATTGGCCCGAGCGGATGTGGCAAGTCCACTTTTCTGCGGACGCTTAATCGGATGAATGACCTGATTGACAACGTGACCATCACAGGTTCCGTCAAGATTGACGGTCGAAATATTTACGCGCCAACTACCGATACTGTGGCTCTCCGGAAAAAAGTGGGCATGGTTTTCCAACAACCAAACCCATTCCCATTCTCGATCTACGATAATGTCGCCTATGGCTTGCGGCTACAAAAGAACGAGTACACGAAGGACGAGATGGATCAGATTGTTGAGGAAAGTTTACGGGCCGCCGCCGTGTTCGATGATGTGAAGGATAAGTTGAACGAGAGCGCACTCTCACTTTCAGGTGGCCAGCAGCAAAGAGTCTGCATCGCGCGGGTCCTTGCGGTGCAGCCAGAAGTGATTTTGATGGACGAGCCAACAAGTGCGTTAGATCCCATCTCTAGTGCGAAAATCGAGAACATGTTGCTTGAGTTAAGGGACAAGTACACGGTTATCATCGTGACCCATAACTTGGGCCAGGCATCCAGAATATCTGATCGGACGGCCTTCTTCCTACAGGGGCACTTGATTGAGTATAATGAGACCAAGAAGATGTTCTTGAATCCGGACAGGCAAGAGACAGAAGACTACATTTCAGGAAAATTTGGTTAG
- the lgt gene encoding prolipoprotein diacylglyceryl transferase, with protein MANAIDPIAFRFAGRDVRWYGILIGIGIVIAVWMSMAEAKRRQIMPDDIIDLLLWIVPIGFIGARAYYVIFEWGYYSAHPAQIFAIWNGGIAIYGGLIAGLITLIIFCYYKVLPAWLVLDIITPGVMAAQILGRWGNFMNQEAYGAKTTLSFLQGLHLPQFIIDQMWINGAYRQPTFLYESFFNLIGLIIILALRHKKDLFKRGEIVLSYVLWYSVVRFFVEGMRTDSLYIFNTIRVSQALSAVLFFVVIGLFIYRRRVTKPEWYLAGSGLKYPYHR; from the coding sequence ATCGCTAACGCAATTGATCCGATTGCATTTCGTTTCGCCGGCCGCGACGTTCGTTGGTATGGTATTTTAATTGGAATAGGGATTGTCATCGCCGTTTGGATGTCCATGGCGGAGGCGAAAAGACGCCAGATTATGCCGGACGATATCATTGATCTGTTGTTGTGGATCGTGCCGATTGGCTTCATCGGAGCGCGTGCTTATTATGTCATCTTTGAGTGGGGCTACTATTCAGCCCACCCGGCGCAGATTTTTGCCATCTGGAACGGCGGAATTGCCATTTATGGTGGACTAATTGCCGGCCTCATTACCCTGATTATTTTCTGCTACTACAAAGTTTTGCCAGCATGGCTGGTCTTAGATATCATCACACCAGGCGTGATGGCTGCACAAATACTCGGACGTTGGGGTAACTTTATGAACCAAGAGGCATATGGCGCTAAAACAACATTGAGCTTCCTCCAAGGGCTTCATCTACCCCAGTTCATCATCGATCAGATGTGGATCAACGGTGCATACCGGCAACCCACATTTTTGTATGAATCATTCTTCAATCTGATTGGACTGATTATCATTCTGGCATTACGCCACAAGAAGGACCTTTTCAAACGTGGTGAGATCGTGCTTAGCTATGTATTATGGTATAGTGTAGTTCGATTCTTCGTTGAGGGGATGCGGACTGATAGCCTGTACATCTTCAACACGATTAGGGTCTCACAGGCGTTGTCAGCGGTCTTGTTCTTCGTCGTCATCGGTCTGTTCATTTACAGACGGCGCGTGACTAAGCCTGAGTGGTATCTGGCGGGCAGTGGGTTGAAGTACCCATATCATCGGTAA
- a CDS encoding DUF3329 domain-containing protein: protein MSGFLAILILVLIAALIISIFFGAIAFVIRFAVPILVIALAIWLYNRYKKPTNGSTGTTKTYTNSTSQDTTRKEARDVETNDVKADEQ from the coding sequence ATGAGTGGTTTTCTAGCAATATTAATACTGGTTTTAATTGCGGCGTTGATTATTAGTATTTTCTTCGGTGCCATTGCCTTCGTCATCCGCTTTGCTGTGCCTATCTTGGTGATTGCCTTGGCTATTTGGCTCTATAATCGGTACAAGAAGCCAACTAACGGTTCAACCGGGACAACAAAGACCTACACGAATTCAACTAGTCAAGACACAACTAGAAAAGAAGCCCGTGACGTTGAAACAAATGACGTGAAGGCCGACGAGCAATAG
- the trxB gene encoding thioredoxin-disulfide reductase — MTKKYDVIVIGAGPGGLTAGLYASRSNLSVLILDRGIYGGQMNNTGDIENYPGFELISGPDLSEKMYASATKFGAEYAYGNVKNVTDHGEYKLVETDEGDFEGKTVIIATGAEHKHLGVPGEEDLSGMGVSYCAVCDAAFFKNREVVVVGGGDSAVEEGLYLTQLASKVTIIHRRDQLRAQQILQQRAFANPKIEFVWNAITEEIVGTENKTTGVKYRDKNTGEEHVVPADGVFIYVGIMPMTDKFKELNITDENGWIITDEKMRTSVPGIFAIGDVRANQLRQIATAVGDGGIAGQGVYEYLQETNSLTQTA, encoded by the coding sequence ATGACGAAAAAGTATGATGTGATTGTGATTGGTGCTGGACCGGGTGGCTTGACTGCCGGCCTGTATGCATCACGTTCAAATCTTTCAGTACTCATCTTGGACCGGGGTATTTATGGCGGTCAGATGAACAATACTGGTGATATTGAGAATTATCCTGGTTTCGAACTTATTTCAGGTCCTGATTTGTCGGAGAAGATGTACGCTTCAGCAACGAAGTTTGGTGCTGAGTATGCGTACGGTAATGTCAAAAACGTGACGGACCACGGAGAGTATAAATTAGTCGAGACTGACGAAGGCGACTTCGAGGGGAAGACGGTCATCATCGCTACTGGCGCAGAGCATAAACATCTTGGCGTACCTGGTGAGGAAGATCTTTCAGGTATGGGTGTTTCGTACTGTGCGGTGTGTGATGCAGCATTCTTCAAGAACCGTGAAGTAGTGGTTGTTGGTGGTGGTGACTCTGCTGTTGAGGAGGGGCTCTACCTGACTCAGCTGGCGAGCAAGGTAACGATTATTCATCGCCGTGATCAACTCCGTGCACAACAGATTCTGCAACAGCGTGCCTTTGCCAACCCTAAAATCGAATTTGTGTGGAATGCCATCACAGAGGAAATTGTGGGAACAGAGAATAAGACTACCGGTGTGAAATATCGTGATAAGAACACCGGTGAAGAGCACGTTGTGCCAGCTGATGGTGTCTTCATCTATGTTGGAATCATGCCAATGACTGATAAGTTTAAGGAGCTGAACATCACCGACGAGAATGGCTGGATTATCACTGATGAGAAGATGCGGACAAGTGTGCCTGGCATCTTCGCTATCGGCGATGTCCGGGCCAACCAGCTACGCCAAATCGCCACTGCGGTTGGCGATGGTGGTATTGCCGGTCAAGGTGTCTACGAGTATCTCCAAGAGACGAATAGTCTCACGCAAACTGCATAA
- a CDS encoding phage holin family protein, whose product MKFIIRVFINALVLVALAGMFPAMIAVESFGFALLAGLFITIINGTIRPLLQLLALPISFLTFGIFALIINGISLELAISFAGNQIVINGFFNVIIVSLVLSFVQSLVFKFLNENFKF is encoded by the coding sequence ATGAAGTTTATAATCAGAGTGTTCATCAACGCATTGGTCCTAGTCGCGCTAGCGGGAATGTTCCCCGCGATGATTGCCGTTGAAAGTTTTGGCTTTGCGCTCTTGGCAGGCCTGTTCATCACCATCATCAACGGAACAATCCGCCCGCTGTTGCAGTTGCTAGCGTTACCAATCTCCTTTCTGACCTTTGGTATTTTCGCGTTGATTATCAACGGAATTTCCTTAGAGTTGGCAATTAGCTTCGCCGGCAATCAAATTGTGATTAATGGTTTCTTCAATGTTATTATTGTTTCGCTTGTACTGTCATTCGTACAAAGCTTGGTCTTCAAGTTTCTAAACGAAAATTTCAAATTTTAA
- a CDS encoding NAD(P)H-dependent glycerol-3-phosphate dehydrogenase, whose amino-acid sequence MKKIAVIGAGSWGTVLASLLADNGHSVTLYGNHQEVLDEIINFHTNKRYLAATFKTNERIAVTIDLKAAVQGQDMLLLVIPTKAIRSVGASIATILAQNNAQPIIVSATKGIEPGSKKRVSQIIAEEIYPAQTDKIAIISGPSHAEGVAQKDLTALSVASESTAVAELVQETFSNDYLRLYTTNDVIGVEVGGATKNVIALGAGLLYGKGFGDNAKAALMTRGLAEMTRLGVRLGAQPLTFSGLSGIGDLIVTCTSTNSRNWRAGRELAKGKGLEQTLSDMGMVVEGVLTAKALHELSQELNLEMPISAAIYRFLYEDSSVDAEIARMMGRENKPELEF is encoded by the coding sequence ATGAAAAAAATTGCAGTCATTGGTGCAGGTTCATGGGGCACGGTTTTGGCCTCACTATTAGCCGATAACGGCCATTCTGTGACACTTTATGGTAACCACCAAGAGGTGTTAGACGAGATTATCAATTTCCACACAAACAAGCGGTACCTGGCGGCAACATTTAAGACGAACGAGCGGATTGCAGTGACCATCGACCTTAAAGCAGCAGTGCAGGGACAGGATATGCTCTTACTGGTGATTCCGACGAAGGCAATTAGAAGCGTTGGTGCGTCCATCGCCACAATCTTGGCACAGAATAACGCACAACCAATCATTGTGAGCGCGACAAAAGGGATTGAACCCGGGTCAAAGAAGCGAGTCTCGCAAATCATTGCGGAGGAGATCTATCCTGCTCAAACAGACAAAATTGCGATTATTTCTGGACCGAGTCACGCGGAAGGCGTAGCTCAAAAGGACTTGACTGCGCTGTCTGTTGCCAGTGAATCAACGGCTGTAGCTGAATTGGTGCAGGAAACTTTTAGTAACGATTACCTCAGACTATACACGACGAACGACGTGATTGGGGTCGAGGTTGGCGGTGCGACCAAGAATGTGATTGCGCTGGGGGCTGGCTTATTATATGGTAAGGGCTTCGGCGATAACGCGAAGGCAGCACTCATGACACGTGGCTTAGCTGAGATGACGCGACTCGGCGTACGACTGGGGGCACAACCGCTGACCTTTAGCGGTCTGTCTGGTATCGGCGATTTGATTGTGACGTGCACGAGTACGAATTCTCGGAACTGGCGTGCCGGCCGTGAACTGGCTAAGGGTAAGGGCCTCGAACAGACGTTGAGTGATATGGGAATGGTTGTCGAGGGTGTCCTGACGGCAAAGGCCTTGCATGAACTGAGCCAGGAGTTAAACCTAGAGATGCCGATTTCAGCTGCTATTTATCGCTTCTTGTATGAAGATTCATCAGTTGATGCAGAAATAGCGCGGATGATGGGACGGGAGAATAAACCCGAACTCGAATTCTAG